From Gallus gallus isolate bGalGal1 chromosome 14, bGalGal1.mat.broiler.GRCg7b, whole genome shotgun sequence, one genomic window encodes:
- the WDR90 gene encoding WD repeat-containing protein 90 isoform X2, with translation MAAAWQSPYLNVFKHFRVEEWKRSHKEGDVTTVMDKTLKGTVYRIRGSIPASNYLQLPRTGSQSLGLCGRYLYLLFRPLPRKYFVVHLDVATEENQVVRVSFSNLFKEFKSTATWLQFPFICGAAKGSLHDGKARASRRELVGAAPADTRWTCLVLDLHYVLSLYLSRRYSHLKSIKLCSNLLVKNVCTSDLLFEPGVTLSEAHRASPACHGATPMPRDMAFPVPKGGKWHDHYDYIRFPPDGSRLPYDSIQRSCSSPVAGGHNSEEPLGQLPQPVTLTKAVRDRLSLIQQITSPKAMPHRCPAAAGSIPEVHLAAPEALRVGDQEAEDGTLRGMGDSMRSLAVSDGGIHVYAHQRSKQAAHATHSGSEEGVHGKGPGADAPTSGRASRCRSFLPDPILKLRKVIGFGGCSTKWALWTHNSSAVVYPCHAVIVTLQIQTGEQRFFTGHTDKVSALAFNGSSTLLASAQEGPLGVLRLWDFPKGSCLAVFQTHLRAVLSLSFSYSGAVLCGVGKDGHGKTMVVVWNTAQVTHGGEVLVLARAHTDVDIQTLKIASFDDTRMVSCGRDSVRLWRVRNGVLRSCPVNLGEYHALEFTDLAFEEGHSAAREPDDRTLFICSRSGHVLEVDYKNVCVRSARRLLPAELQDGAGPGIAINSISISSTLCATGSADGYLRLWPLDFSAVVLEAEHEAPVSSVCISPDGHKVLCTTTARSLGYLDIQSRGYSTLMRSHEDSILAFSVDGVWKQMATVSRDNSIRVWDLVSMQQLYDFTAAAEMPCAVSFHPTQRILACGFDSGVVRTFSLTASDLLTEHKQHRTRIAGLTFSPDGNFMFSSCLQGTLALYSCVAQKSQVLRVLGNVVARDAGSGPDALVLSGDSRLLAFVGPSKYVVTVMEACSLDELLRVDISILDLNSTALDSAVRICFAPVSRGELLVSTSSNRILVLDAKTGRLVREVSPVHKLSCSSLALSKDARYLLTAGDKVIKVWDYRMRFDINFQVYIGHSEPVYQVAFTPDQQHVISVGDAIFLWDFLAVPAERSPPALARSSKSPLLPAAEKSSEKLKDVSDVPRQTIPLPLLSSPPCLDVSSVHPAGCQSIFSESDREEEACLPGRIAQNGGKDASVLMAEPARSEELIVVRPKVRPESCRPPAPSANEPKETRSPKSQCCVRPDSYRHFTPRFKASVLPQSFSAPPAGNEVLKLRAVIGYNGNGRGNMVWDPDTGFFAYTCGCVIVVEDLHSGSQNHWLGHVEEISTLAVSHDAQALASASGKRDGDSHCQICIWNTQDGICTARLFHHKTQVQAMAYSRDDRFLATVGDYNDQTLALWSTYTYELLSSTRISEPVHDVAFSPFSHREMACVGKGAIMFWLLEQHGADINLKVHRAPVPEVLGPVELTSLCYGADTLLYSGTNSGQVCVWDTETNSCFMTWEADEGEIGMLVCRCNRLVSGSNTKRIRLWAVGAMQELRLKGPKGRPSSVLLEHEITLDGTIVSMAFDDSLEMGIVGTTAGTLWYINWKESTSIRLISGHKSKVTEVSFSPDETLCATCGEDGSVRVWSLGRMELVVQFQVLNQSCHCLAWKPHPSFSWEAESQHVVAGYSDGTIRVFSISRTEMELKMHPHATALTAIAYSTDGEMILSGGKDGMVAVSSPRTGMTVRILADHKGSAITVLQCTRKQYHDFGVEGGELWLATSSDRRVSVWASDWLKDKCELLDWLSFPAPASPEGLGSLPPSLAAFCPWEHGTLVYVGFGMQKEALFYSLRKKQVVEKISLPYFATSLSLSPAARFMAVGFSERLLRLQRCPAGLPQDYAGHDDAVHLCRFAPAGRRLLTASHSAVLVWELLGA, from the exons ATGGCGGCGG CGTGGCAGAGCCCCTACCTGAACGTCTTCAAGCACTTCCGAGTGGAGGAATGGAAGCGCTCCCACAAGGAGGGGGACGTCACCACCGTGATG gacAAGACGCTGAAGGGCACAGTGTACCGCATCCGGGGCTCCATCCCTGCCAGCAACTACCTGCAGCTGCCCCGCACCGGTTCCCAATCACTGGGGCTGTGTGGCCGTTATCTCTACCTCCTGTTCCGGCCTCTGCCCCGCAAGTACTTCGTGGTGCACCTGGACGTGGCCACCGAG GAGAACCAGGTGGTGCGCGTCTCCTTCTCCAACCTGTTCAAGGAGTTCAAATCCACGGCCACGTGGCTCCAGTTCCCCTTCATCTGTGGGGCAGCCAAGGGTTCGCTGCACGACGGCAAAGCCAGGGCTTCCAGGAGAG agctggtgggagcaGCCCCTGCCGACACACGCTGGACCTGCCTGGTGCTTGACCTGCACTACGTGCTCTCCCTGTACCTGAGCCGGCGGTACAGCCACCTGAAGAGCATCAAACTCTGCTCCAACCTGCTGGTAAAAAACGTCTGCACGAGCGACTTGCTGTTTGAGCCAG GCGTGACGCTCTCTGAAGCCCACCGTGCCAGCCCGGCCTGCCATGGGGCCACTCCAATGCCACGGGACATGGCCTTCCCAGTGCCCAAGGGAGGGAAATGGCACGACCACTACGACTACATCAG GTTCCCACCCGATGGCTCCAGGCTGCCATATGACTCCAtccagaggagctgctccagtCCTGTGGCAG GTGGCCACAACTCAGAGGAGCCCCTTGGCCAGCTGCCCCAGCCAGTGACGCTCACCAAAGCAGTTCGAGACCGGCTGTCCCTCATCCAGCAGATCACCAGTCCCAAAGCT ATGCCACACCggtgccctgcagctgcaggaagcatCCCTGAGGTTCACCTGGCAGCCCCAGAGGCCCTGCGTGTTGGGGACCAGGAGGCAGAGGATGGGACGCTGCGTGGCATGGGGGACTCCATGCGGTCCCTGGCTGTGAGTGATGGTGGCATCCATGTGTATGCACACCAGAGGAGCAAGCAAGCTGCCCATGCCACCCATTCAGGTTCAGAGGAG GGCGTGCACGGGAAGGGCCCCGGAGCAGATGCACCAACCAGTGGGAGAGCCTCTCGCTGCAGG agcttcTTACCAGATCCGATCCTGAAGCTGAGGAAGGTGATTGGCTTTGGAGGCTGCAGCACCAAGTGG GCGCTGTGGACTCacaacagctctgcagtggTGTACCCCTGCCATGCAGTGATAGTAACCCTGCAGATTCAGACTGGCGAGCAGAGGTTCTTCACTGGGCACACAGATAAG GTGTCAGCGCTGGCGTTCAATGGGAGCAGCACCCTGCTGGCCTCGGCACAGGAAGGTCCCCTGGGTGTGCTGCGCCTATGGGACTTCCCCAAGGGCAGCTGCCTGGCTGTGTTCCAAACCCACCTGCGGGCCGTGCTGTCTCTCAG CTTCTCCTACAGCGGAGCCGTTCTCTGTGGCGTTGGAAAGGACGGGCATGGCAAAACG atggtggtggtgtggaACACTGCCCAGGTGACCCATGGTGGAGAGGTGCTGGTGCTGGCCAGAGCGCACACGGATGTGGACATCCAGACCTTGAAGATTGCTTCTTTTGATGACACCAG GATGGTGTCGTGTGGCCGGGACAGCGTGAGGCTGTGGCGAGTGCGGAACGGAGTGCTGCGCTCCTGTCCTGTCAACCTGGGCGAGTACCACGCACTGGAGTTCACTGACCTGGCCTTTGAGGAGGGGCACTCAGCTGCACGTGAGCCTGACGACCGCACGCT CTTCATCTGCAGCAGGAGTGGCCACGTCCTGGAGGTGGACTACAAGAACGTCTGCGTGCGGAGCGCACGgcggctgctgcctgcagagctgcaggatggggCAG gCCCTGGGATTGCTATAAACAGTATCAGCATCTCCTCAACCCTTTGTGCCACGGGCTCAGCTGATGGCTACCTGCGGCTGTGGCCACTGGACTTCTCAGCTGTTGTCCTCGAAGCAG AGCACGAAGCGCCGGTGAGCTCTGTCTGCATCAGCCCTGATGGCCACAAAGTCCTGTGCACGACCACAGCCAGGAGCCTGGGCTACCTGGACATCCAGTCCCGGGGCTACAGCACCCTGATGCGCTCCCACGAGGATTCCATCTTGGCCTTCTCAGTGGATGGAGTTTGGAAGCAGATGGCGACGGTGTCCCGAGACAACAGCATCCGGGTGTGGGACCTGGTGTCCATGCAGCAG CTGTACgacttcacagctgctgctgagatgcCCTGTGCTGTGTCCTTCCACCCCACCCAGCGGATCCTCGCCTGTGGCTTCGACAGCGGCGTGGTGCGGACCTTCAGCTTGACTGCCTCCGACCTCCTGACAGAGCACAA gCAGCACCGCACTCGGATTGCTGGGCTCACCTTTTCTCCAGATGGCAACTTCATGTTCAGCTCCTGTTTGCAGGGAACTCTGGCTCTTTACAGCTGCGTGGCACAGAAAAGCCAGGTCCTGAGGGTCCTGG GTAACGTGGTGGCCCGGGATGCTGGCAGTGGTCCTGATGCTTTGGTGCTCAGCGGGGACAGCCGCCTCCTGGCCTTTGTGGGACCCTCCAAGTACGTTGTGACCGTGATGGAGGCCTGCTCTCTGGATGAG CTGCTGAGGGTGGACATCAGCATCCTTGATTTGAACAGTACGGCCTTGGACTCTGCAGTGAGAATCTGCTTTGCCCCTGTGTCGCGAGGAGAGCTCCTGGTGTCCACTTCTTCCAACAGAATCCTTGTGCTTGATGCAAAAACAGGACGGCTGGTGAGAGAG GTGTCCCCTGTGCACAAGTTGTCCTGTTCTTCCTTGGCACTGAGTAAGGATGCCAGGTAcctgctcactgctggagaCAAGGTTATCAAAGTGTGGGACTACCGGATGCGCTTCGACATCAACTTCCAG GTGTACATCGGCCACTCGGAGCCCGTGTACCAGGTGGCCTTCACCCCAGACCAGCAGCACGTCATCAGCGTTGGAGATGCCATCTTCCTCTGGGATTTCCTAGCTGTACCTGCAGAGAGGTCTCCCCCAGCCCT GGCACGTTCCTCTAAGTCCCCTCTGCTGCCGGCAGCAG agaaGAGCTCTGAGAAGCTTAAGGATGTGTCTGATGTACCTCGGCAGACAATTCCTCTTCCATTGTTGTCCTCACCACCATGTCTGGATGTCAGCTCTGTCCACCCAGCAGGATGTCAAA GTATTTTCTCAGAGTCAGACAGAGAGGAGGAGGCCTGTCTGCCTGGCAGAATAGCACAGAATGGAGGCAAAGATGCCTCAGTCCTCATGGCAGAGCCGGCCAGGAGCGAGGAGCTTATCGTTGTGAGACCCAAAGTGAGGCCGGAGAGCTGCAGGCCTCCTGCACCATCAGCAAATG AACCAAAGGAGACCAGAAGTCCCAAATCCCAGTGCTGCGTCCGCCCGGATTCGTACCGGCATTTCACTCCTCGCTTTAAGGCTTCCGTGCTCCCCCag AGTttctcagctcctccagctggcAATGAGGTCTTGAAGCTGAGAGCAGTAATTGGCTACAATGGGAATGGCAGAGGGAACATGGTGTGGGACCCGGACACAG GCTTCTTTGCCTACACCTGTGGCTGCGTCATCGTGGTTGAAGACCTGCACTCAGGGTCACAGAACCACTGGCTTGGTCATGTAGAGGAGATCTCTACACTTGCTGTCAGCCACGATGCTCAG GCTCTGGCTTCTGCCTCAGGAAAGAGAGATGGAGACTCCCATTGTCAGATCTGCATCTGGAACACCCAGGATGGGATTTGTACAGCACGTCTCTTCCACCACAAGACACAAGTCCAAGCCATGGCATACTCTCGGGATGACAGGTTCCTTGCTACCGTTG GGGACTACAATGATCAAACCCTTGCTCTGTGGAGTACCTACACTTACGAACTCCTGTCGTCGACTCGTATCTCTGAGCCAGTCCATGATGTGGCTTTTAGTCCTTTTTCTCACCGAGAAATGGCCTGCGTGGGGAAGGGAGCAATTATGTTTTGGCTGCTGGAACAGCACGGGGCTGACATCAACCTCAAG GTTCATAGGGCCCCTGTGCCTGAAGTGTTAGGGCCGGTGGAGCTGACGTCCCTCTGCTATGGGGCTGACACCCTTCTTTACAGTGGGACCAACTCAGGCCAGGTCTGCGTGTGGGACACGGAGACTAACAGCTGCTTCATGACGTGGGAGGCTGATGAGGGCGAGATCG GCATGCTGGTGTGCCGGTGCAACAGGCTGGTGAGCGGCAGCAATACGAAGCGCATCCGCCTGTGGGCAGTGGGGGCCATGCAGGAGCTGAGGCTGAAGGGGCCCAAGGGCAG GCCTAGCTCAGTCCTGCTAGAACATGAGATCACCCTGGATGGGACGATAGTCAGCATGGCCTTCGATGACTCTTTAGAAATGGGAATTGTGGGCACCACTGCAGGAACGCTGTGGTACATCAACTGGAAGGAGAGCACAAGCATCCGGCTCATCAGTGGCCACAAAAGCAAG GTGACCGAAGTGTCCTTCAGTCCTGATGAGACTCTCTGTGCCACGTGTGGAGAAGATGGCAGTGTGAGGGTTTGGTCCCTGGGCAGAATGGAGCTGGTGGTACAGTTTCAAGTGCTGAACCAG AGCTGCCATTGCCTGGCCTGGAAGCCTCACCCCAGCTTTTCATGGGAAGCTGAGAGCCAGCATGTAGTGGCAGGGTACAGTGATGGCACCATCCGTGTCTTCAGCATTTCCAGGACAGAGATGGAGCTGAAAATGCACCCCCATGCCACTGCACTGACAGCAATTGCCTACTCCACGGACG GAGAAATGATCTTATCAGGGGGCAAGGATGGAATGGTGGCTGTCAGCAGCCCTCGCACCGGAATGACCGTCCGCATCCTTGCTGACCACAAAGGTTCCGCTATCACCGTCCTCCAGTGCACGAGGAAGCAG TACCACGACTTTGGGGTGGAAGGAGGTGAGCTGTGGTTGGCTACCAGCTCAGACCGGCGGGTCAGTGTTTGGGCCTCCGACTGGCTGAAGGATAAGTGTGAGCTCCTTGACTGGCTTagcttccctgctcctgccagcCCCGAG GGTCTTGGCAGCCTGCCACCCAGCCTGGCTGCGTTCTGCCCTTGGGAGCACGGTACCCTGGTCTACGTTGGCTTTGGGATGCAGAAGGAAGCCTTGTTTTACAGCCTGCGCAAGAAACAG GTCGTTGAGAAGATCTCCTTGCCATACTTTGCCACGTCACTGAGCCTGTCTCCTGCAGCACGCTTCATGGCTGTCGGCTTCAGCG AGCGGCTCCTCCGGCTGCAGCGCTGCCCTGCAGGCCTCCCCCAGGACTACGCCGGCCACGACGACGCCGTCCACCTGTGCCGCTTCGCCCCGGCCGGCCGCCGCTTGCTGACGGCCTCGCACAGCGCCGTGCTcgtctgggagctgctgggcgCCTGA
- the WDR90 gene encoding WD repeat-containing protein 90 isoform X1, translating to MAAAWQSPYLNVFKHFRVEEWKRSHKEGDVTTVMDKTLKGTVYRIRGSIPASNYLQLPRTGSQSLGLCGRYLYLLFRPLPRKYFVVHLDVATEENQVVRVSFSNLFKEFKSTATWLQFPFICGAAKGSLHDGKARASRRELVGAAPADTRWTCLVLDLHYVLSLYLSRRYSHLKSIKLCSNLLVKNVCTSDLLFEPARRLYPPAHRGSHSVKTFISDVLVCAGNLPKLTAATPRKEEKKISTARAQGVTLSEAHRASPACHGATPMPRDMAFPVPKGGKWHDHYDYIRFPPDGSRLPYDSIQRSCSSPVAGGHNSEEPLGQLPQPVTLTKAVRDRLSLIQQITSPKAMPHRCPAAAGSIPEVHLAAPEALRVGDQEAEDGTLRGMGDSMRSLAVSDGGIHVYAHQRSKQAAHATHSGSEEGVHGKGPGADAPTSGRASRCRSFLPDPILKLRKVIGFGGCSTKWALWTHNSSAVVYPCHAVIVTLQIQTGEQRFFTGHTDKVSALAFNGSSTLLASAQEGPLGVLRLWDFPKGSCLAVFQTHLRAVLSLSFSYSGAVLCGVGKDGHGKTMVVVWNTAQVTHGGEVLVLARAHTDVDIQTLKIASFDDTRMVSCGRDSVRLWRVRNGVLRSCPVNLGEYHALEFTDLAFEEGHSAAREPDDRTLFICSRSGHVLEVDYKNVCVRSARRLLPAELQDGAGPGIAINSISISSTLCATGSADGYLRLWPLDFSAVVLEAEHEAPVSSVCISPDGHKVLCTTTARSLGYLDIQSRGYSTLMRSHEDSILAFSVDGVWKQMATVSRDNSIRVWDLVSMQQLYDFTAAAEMPCAVSFHPTQRILACGFDSGVVRTFSLTASDLLTEHKQHRTRIAGLTFSPDGNFMFSSCLQGTLALYSCVAQKSQVLRVLGNVVARDAGSGPDALVLSGDSRLLAFVGPSKYVVTVMEACSLDELLRVDISILDLNSTALDSAVRICFAPVSRGELLVSTSSNRILVLDAKTGRLVREVSPVHKLSCSSLALSKDARYLLTAGDKVIKVWDYRMRFDINFQVYIGHSEPVYQVAFTPDQQHVISVGDAIFLWDFLAVPAERSPPALARSSKSPLLPAAEKSSEKLKDVSDVPRQTIPLPLLSSPPCLDVSSVHPAGCQSIFSESDREEEACLPGRIAQNGGKDASVLMAEPARSEELIVVRPKVRPESCRPPAPSANEPKETRSPKSQCCVRPDSYRHFTPRFKASVLPQSFSAPPAGNEVLKLRAVIGYNGNGRGNMVWDPDTGFFAYTCGCVIVVEDLHSGSQNHWLGHVEEISTLAVSHDAQALASASGKRDGDSHCQICIWNTQDGICTARLFHHKTQVQAMAYSRDDRFLATVGDYNDQTLALWSTYTYELLSSTRISEPVHDVAFSPFSHREMACVGKGAIMFWLLEQHGADINLKVHRAPVPEVLGPVELTSLCYGADTLLYSGTNSGQVCVWDTETNSCFMTWEADEGEIGMLVCRCNRLVSGSNTKRIRLWAVGAMQELRLKGPKGRPSSVLLEHEITLDGTIVSMAFDDSLEMGIVGTTAGTLWYINWKESTSIRLISGHKSKVTEVSFSPDETLCATCGEDGSVRVWSLGRMELVVQFQVLNQSCHCLAWKPHPSFSWEAESQHVVAGYSDGTIRVFSISRTEMELKMHPHATALTAIAYSTDGEMILSGGKDGMVAVSSPRTGMTVRILADHKGSAITVLQCTRKQYHDFGVEGGELWLATSSDRRVSVWASDWLKDKCELLDWLSFPAPASPEGLGSLPPSLAAFCPWEHGTLVYVGFGMQKEALFYSLRKKQVVEKISLPYFATSLSLSPAARFMAVGFSERLLRLQRCPAGLPQDYAGHDDAVHLCRFAPAGRRLLTASHSAVLVWELLGA from the exons ATGGCGGCGG CGTGGCAGAGCCCCTACCTGAACGTCTTCAAGCACTTCCGAGTGGAGGAATGGAAGCGCTCCCACAAGGAGGGGGACGTCACCACCGTGATG gacAAGACGCTGAAGGGCACAGTGTACCGCATCCGGGGCTCCATCCCTGCCAGCAACTACCTGCAGCTGCCCCGCACCGGTTCCCAATCACTGGGGCTGTGTGGCCGTTATCTCTACCTCCTGTTCCGGCCTCTGCCCCGCAAGTACTTCGTGGTGCACCTGGACGTGGCCACCGAG GAGAACCAGGTGGTGCGCGTCTCCTTCTCCAACCTGTTCAAGGAGTTCAAATCCACGGCCACGTGGCTCCAGTTCCCCTTCATCTGTGGGGCAGCCAAGGGTTCGCTGCACGACGGCAAAGCCAGGGCTTCCAGGAGAG agctggtgggagcaGCCCCTGCCGACACACGCTGGACCTGCCTGGTGCTTGACCTGCACTACGTGCTCTCCCTGTACCTGAGCCGGCGGTACAGCCACCTGAAGAGCATCAAACTCTGCTCCAACCTGCTGGTAAAAAACGTCTGCACGAGCGACTTGCTGTTTGAGCCAG CACGCCGCCTTTACCCACCTGCTCACCGTGGCAGTCACTCAGTTAAAACCTTCATTTCTGATGTGCTGGTTTGTGCTGGAAATCTGCCCAAACTCACTGCTG CTACGccaaggaaggaagagaagaaaatcagcaCAGCCCGAGCACAAG GCGTGACGCTCTCTGAAGCCCACCGTGCCAGCCCGGCCTGCCATGGGGCCACTCCAATGCCACGGGACATGGCCTTCCCAGTGCCCAAGGGAGGGAAATGGCACGACCACTACGACTACATCAG GTTCCCACCCGATGGCTCCAGGCTGCCATATGACTCCAtccagaggagctgctccagtCCTGTGGCAG GTGGCCACAACTCAGAGGAGCCCCTTGGCCAGCTGCCCCAGCCAGTGACGCTCACCAAAGCAGTTCGAGACCGGCTGTCCCTCATCCAGCAGATCACCAGTCCCAAAGCT ATGCCACACCggtgccctgcagctgcaggaagcatCCCTGAGGTTCACCTGGCAGCCCCAGAGGCCCTGCGTGTTGGGGACCAGGAGGCAGAGGATGGGACGCTGCGTGGCATGGGGGACTCCATGCGGTCCCTGGCTGTGAGTGATGGTGGCATCCATGTGTATGCACACCAGAGGAGCAAGCAAGCTGCCCATGCCACCCATTCAGGTTCAGAGGAG GGCGTGCACGGGAAGGGCCCCGGAGCAGATGCACCAACCAGTGGGAGAGCCTCTCGCTGCAGG agcttcTTACCAGATCCGATCCTGAAGCTGAGGAAGGTGATTGGCTTTGGAGGCTGCAGCACCAAGTGG GCGCTGTGGACTCacaacagctctgcagtggTGTACCCCTGCCATGCAGTGATAGTAACCCTGCAGATTCAGACTGGCGAGCAGAGGTTCTTCACTGGGCACACAGATAAG GTGTCAGCGCTGGCGTTCAATGGGAGCAGCACCCTGCTGGCCTCGGCACAGGAAGGTCCCCTGGGTGTGCTGCGCCTATGGGACTTCCCCAAGGGCAGCTGCCTGGCTGTGTTCCAAACCCACCTGCGGGCCGTGCTGTCTCTCAG CTTCTCCTACAGCGGAGCCGTTCTCTGTGGCGTTGGAAAGGACGGGCATGGCAAAACG atggtggtggtgtggaACACTGCCCAGGTGACCCATGGTGGAGAGGTGCTGGTGCTGGCCAGAGCGCACACGGATGTGGACATCCAGACCTTGAAGATTGCTTCTTTTGATGACACCAG GATGGTGTCGTGTGGCCGGGACAGCGTGAGGCTGTGGCGAGTGCGGAACGGAGTGCTGCGCTCCTGTCCTGTCAACCTGGGCGAGTACCACGCACTGGAGTTCACTGACCTGGCCTTTGAGGAGGGGCACTCAGCTGCACGTGAGCCTGACGACCGCACGCT CTTCATCTGCAGCAGGAGTGGCCACGTCCTGGAGGTGGACTACAAGAACGTCTGCGTGCGGAGCGCACGgcggctgctgcctgcagagctgcaggatggggCAG gCCCTGGGATTGCTATAAACAGTATCAGCATCTCCTCAACCCTTTGTGCCACGGGCTCAGCTGATGGCTACCTGCGGCTGTGGCCACTGGACTTCTCAGCTGTTGTCCTCGAAGCAG AGCACGAAGCGCCGGTGAGCTCTGTCTGCATCAGCCCTGATGGCCACAAAGTCCTGTGCACGACCACAGCCAGGAGCCTGGGCTACCTGGACATCCAGTCCCGGGGCTACAGCACCCTGATGCGCTCCCACGAGGATTCCATCTTGGCCTTCTCAGTGGATGGAGTTTGGAAGCAGATGGCGACGGTGTCCCGAGACAACAGCATCCGGGTGTGGGACCTGGTGTCCATGCAGCAG CTGTACgacttcacagctgctgctgagatgcCCTGTGCTGTGTCCTTCCACCCCACCCAGCGGATCCTCGCCTGTGGCTTCGACAGCGGCGTGGTGCGGACCTTCAGCTTGACTGCCTCCGACCTCCTGACAGAGCACAA gCAGCACCGCACTCGGATTGCTGGGCTCACCTTTTCTCCAGATGGCAACTTCATGTTCAGCTCCTGTTTGCAGGGAACTCTGGCTCTTTACAGCTGCGTGGCACAGAAAAGCCAGGTCCTGAGGGTCCTGG GTAACGTGGTGGCCCGGGATGCTGGCAGTGGTCCTGATGCTTTGGTGCTCAGCGGGGACAGCCGCCTCCTGGCCTTTGTGGGACCCTCCAAGTACGTTGTGACCGTGATGGAGGCCTGCTCTCTGGATGAG CTGCTGAGGGTGGACATCAGCATCCTTGATTTGAACAGTACGGCCTTGGACTCTGCAGTGAGAATCTGCTTTGCCCCTGTGTCGCGAGGAGAGCTCCTGGTGTCCACTTCTTCCAACAGAATCCTTGTGCTTGATGCAAAAACAGGACGGCTGGTGAGAGAG GTGTCCCCTGTGCACAAGTTGTCCTGTTCTTCCTTGGCACTGAGTAAGGATGCCAGGTAcctgctcactgctggagaCAAGGTTATCAAAGTGTGGGACTACCGGATGCGCTTCGACATCAACTTCCAG GTGTACATCGGCCACTCGGAGCCCGTGTACCAGGTGGCCTTCACCCCAGACCAGCAGCACGTCATCAGCGTTGGAGATGCCATCTTCCTCTGGGATTTCCTAGCTGTACCTGCAGAGAGGTCTCCCCCAGCCCT GGCACGTTCCTCTAAGTCCCCTCTGCTGCCGGCAGCAG agaaGAGCTCTGAGAAGCTTAAGGATGTGTCTGATGTACCTCGGCAGACAATTCCTCTTCCATTGTTGTCCTCACCACCATGTCTGGATGTCAGCTCTGTCCACCCAGCAGGATGTCAAA GTATTTTCTCAGAGTCAGACAGAGAGGAGGAGGCCTGTCTGCCTGGCAGAATAGCACAGAATGGAGGCAAAGATGCCTCAGTCCTCATGGCAGAGCCGGCCAGGAGCGAGGAGCTTATCGTTGTGAGACCCAAAGTGAGGCCGGAGAGCTGCAGGCCTCCTGCACCATCAGCAAATG AACCAAAGGAGACCAGAAGTCCCAAATCCCAGTGCTGCGTCCGCCCGGATTCGTACCGGCATTTCACTCCTCGCTTTAAGGCTTCCGTGCTCCCCCag AGTttctcagctcctccagctggcAATGAGGTCTTGAAGCTGAGAGCAGTAATTGGCTACAATGGGAATGGCAGAGGGAACATGGTGTGGGACCCGGACACAG GCTTCTTTGCCTACACCTGTGGCTGCGTCATCGTGGTTGAAGACCTGCACTCAGGGTCACAGAACCACTGGCTTGGTCATGTAGAGGAGATCTCTACACTTGCTGTCAGCCACGATGCTCAG GCTCTGGCTTCTGCCTCAGGAAAGAGAGATGGAGACTCCCATTGTCAGATCTGCATCTGGAACACCCAGGATGGGATTTGTACAGCACGTCTCTTCCACCACAAGACACAAGTCCAAGCCATGGCATACTCTCGGGATGACAGGTTCCTTGCTACCGTTG GGGACTACAATGATCAAACCCTTGCTCTGTGGAGTACCTACACTTACGAACTCCTGTCGTCGACTCGTATCTCTGAGCCAGTCCATGATGTGGCTTTTAGTCCTTTTTCTCACCGAGAAATGGCCTGCGTGGGGAAGGGAGCAATTATGTTTTGGCTGCTGGAACAGCACGGGGCTGACATCAACCTCAAG GTTCATAGGGCCCCTGTGCCTGAAGTGTTAGGGCCGGTGGAGCTGACGTCCCTCTGCTATGGGGCTGACACCCTTCTTTACAGTGGGACCAACTCAGGCCAGGTCTGCGTGTGGGACACGGAGACTAACAGCTGCTTCATGACGTGGGAGGCTGATGAGGGCGAGATCG GCATGCTGGTGTGCCGGTGCAACAGGCTGGTGAGCGGCAGCAATACGAAGCGCATCCGCCTGTGGGCAGTGGGGGCCATGCAGGAGCTGAGGCTGAAGGGGCCCAAGGGCAG GCCTAGCTCAGTCCTGCTAGAACATGAGATCACCCTGGATGGGACGATAGTCAGCATGGCCTTCGATGACTCTTTAGAAATGGGAATTGTGGGCACCACTGCAGGAACGCTGTGGTACATCAACTGGAAGGAGAGCACAAGCATCCGGCTCATCAGTGGCCACAAAAGCAAG GTGACCGAAGTGTCCTTCAGTCCTGATGAGACTCTCTGTGCCACGTGTGGAGAAGATGGCAGTGTGAGGGTTTGGTCCCTGGGCAGAATGGAGCTGGTGGTACAGTTTCAAGTGCTGAACCAG AGCTGCCATTGCCTGGCCTGGAAGCCTCACCCCAGCTTTTCATGGGAAGCTGAGAGCCAGCATGTAGTGGCAGGGTACAGTGATGGCACCATCCGTGTCTTCAGCATTTCCAGGACAGAGATGGAGCTGAAAATGCACCCCCATGCCACTGCACTGACAGCAATTGCCTACTCCACGGACG GAGAAATGATCTTATCAGGGGGCAAGGATGGAATGGTGGCTGTCAGCAGCCCTCGCACCGGAATGACCGTCCGCATCCTTGCTGACCACAAAGGTTCCGCTATCACCGTCCTCCAGTGCACGAGGAAGCAG TACCACGACTTTGGGGTGGAAGGAGGTGAGCTGTGGTTGGCTACCAGCTCAGACCGGCGGGTCAGTGTTTGGGCCTCCGACTGGCTGAAGGATAAGTGTGAGCTCCTTGACTGGCTTagcttccctgctcctgccagcCCCGAG GGTCTTGGCAGCCTGCCACCCAGCCTGGCTGCGTTCTGCCCTTGGGAGCACGGTACCCTGGTCTACGTTGGCTTTGGGATGCAGAAGGAAGCCTTGTTTTACAGCCTGCGCAAGAAACAG GTCGTTGAGAAGATCTCCTTGCCATACTTTGCCACGTCACTGAGCCTGTCTCCTGCAGCACGCTTCATGGCTGTCGGCTTCAGCG AGCGGCTCCTCCGGCTGCAGCGCTGCCCTGCAGGCCTCCCCCAGGACTACGCCGGCCACGACGACGCCGTCCACCTGTGCCGCTTCGCCCCGGCCGGCCGCCGCTTGCTGACGGCCTCGCACAGCGCCGTGCTcgtctgggagctgctgggcgCCTGA